One Babesia bovis T2Bo chromosome 4 map unlocalized Chr4_1, whole genome shotgun sequence genomic window carries:
- a CDS encoding Hsp90 family protein, protein MKLSTVYILQCILAISAINYIQYPVCAEDVEDSIEDIVDEKSEQPPISIDLRDGKAEEETEKPEVEVTEPEDFVSLSDDEMTQAAKHGESHTYQADFARVMDIIVNSLYSNKDVFLRELISNSADALEKYKIVELRENRSESVDELAIKIRVSKNKRTLTILDTGVGMTKHELINNLGTIAKSGTANFIDAITKGENDSNLIGQFGVGFYSVFLVADSVVVQSKHLEDKQYVWKSSADTKYELYEDPKGNTLGEHGTQITLFLREDATEYLEIDKIEELIKKHSQFVRFPIYVLKAVKGEPEAKWQHVNDIKPIWARDKSEITEDEYTAFYKAISGSTSKPLAHIHFVAEGDIDFRALLYIPERPKSAYFDNEDVGHHVKIYARRVLVSDSLPNFLPRYLYSLHGVVDSDNFPLNVSREHLQQSKMIKIIAKKIVRSVLTTLENLMKESMENKKQLREELESETDEEKKKELKTKISEKSTFDKFYQNFKGSLKVACYDDPANRKKIAKLLKYQTSKHKDEEITLEQYVAEMQEGQLLIYYASGESYDAIHNSPHLQGFRKRGIDVLYLTDTMDESCVTQMFEYEGRSFKSVQKGDVEFQRTEEDLEKDRVTMKKYAPLVKLFKQHIDDIYDVKLSHRLTDDPCTVVAADWGMSAHMEKIVKSYVVNKHEGDMNSYTSGLRSRILEINAEHPIMLEMLKRAINEADDSSFIDSIKLLYNAAKLAGGFTIENPSVISHSAYAYLSDKLKVDSSVTLEDIPYTPEPEKEDDPLKMPEGLELEEIDLDKDGKPANDEL, encoded by the coding sequence ATGAAGCTGTCTactgtttatattttacaatgtATCTTGGCTATAAGTGCCATCAACTACATCCAATATCCCGTATGTGCTGAAGATGTCGAAGACTCAATAGAGGATATTGTTGATGAAAAGAGCGAACAGCCTCCCATTAGCATCGATCTACGAGATGGAAAGGCTGAAGAAGAGACGGAAAAGCCAGAAGTGGAAGTGACAGAACCCGAAGACTTCGTTAGCCTgtctgatgatgaaatgacCCAAGCTGCTAAGCATGGTGAAAGCCATACTTACCAGGCTGATTTCGCACGTGTCATGGATATCATCGTAAATTCCCTTTACTCAAATAAAGATGTATTCCTTAGGGAGCTCATTTCCAACTCAgcagatgcacttgaaaaatacaaaatCGTGGAATTGCGTGAAAATCGGTCGGAGTCCGTCGATGAGTTAGCTATTAAGATCAGAGTTTCGAAGAATAAACGTACTTTGACGATTCTAGATACTGGTGTTGGTATGACCAAGCACGAACTTATCAACAACCTTGGAACAATCGCCAAGTCTGGTACCGCTAATTTCATTGATGCCATTACCAAAGGTGAAAATGATTCTAACCTAATAGGACAGTTCGGTGTTGGCTTTTACTCTGTTTTCCTAGTAGCAGACAGTGTTGTTGTGCAAAGCAAGCATTTAGAGGACAAACAGTATGTGTGGAAATCGTCAGCTGATACTAAATACGAACTGTATGAAGATCCCAAGGGAAACACACTTGGAGAACATGGTACGCAAATCACTCTCTTCCTTAGAGAGGATGCTACGGAGTATTTAGAGATTGATAAGATTGAGGAACTGATTAAGAAACACAGCCAGTTTGTGAGGTTCCCTATCTATGTTCTGAAAGCGGTAAAAGGTGAGCCAGAAGCTAAGTGGCAACATgtaaatgatattaaacCAATATGGGCTAGGGACAAATCGGAGATCACCGAAGATGAATACACCGCCTTTTACAAGGCAATTAGTGGATCTACCTCGAAACCCTTGGCTCATATTCATTTTGTCGCTGAAGGTGACATCGATTTCAGAGCGCTGCTGTACATCCCAGAAAGACCAAAAAGTGCATATTTCGATAATGAAGATGTGGGACACCACGTTAAAATATACGCACGAAGGGTGCTGGTATCTGACAGTCTACCCAACTTTTTGCCACGTTACCTTTATTCGCTTCACGGTGTTGTTGACAGTGACAATTTCCCTCTTAATGTGTCTAGAGAACACTTGCAACAAAGCAAGATGATTAAAATCATCGCCAAGAAGATAGTAAGATCTGTATTGACAACCTTGGAGAACCTCATGAAGGAAAGCATGGAAAACAAGAAACAGCTTCGTGAAGAATTGGAAAGTGAAACAGATGAGGAAAAGAAAAAAGAATTGAAAACAAAGATATCAGAGAAATCAACCTTTGACAAGTTCTACCAGAATTTCAAGGGTTCGTTGAAGGTTGCCTGCTACGACGATCCTGCAAACAGGAAGAAGATAGCCAAATTATTGAAATATCAGACTTCAAAACACAAAGATGAAGAAATTACATTGGAACAATATGTTGCAGAGATGCAAGAAGGTCAGTTGTTGATATACTATGCCAGTGGAGAGTCATACGATGCCATCCATAACAGTCCTCATCTACAGGGATTCAGAAAACGTGGTATAGATGTTCTATATCTCACCGACACGATGGATGAATCTTGTGTTACACAGATGTTTGAATACGAGGGCAGATCATTCAAATCAGTACAAAAGGGTGATGTAGAATTCCAACGTACAGAGGAAGACCTCGAAAAGGACCGTGTCACAATGAAAAAATATGCACCCCTAGTTAAGCTTTTCAAGCAGCACATCGATGACATATATGATGTGAAGCTGTCGCACAGGCTTACCGATGATCCTTGCACTGTTGTTGCTGCTGACTGGGGTATGTCAGCACATATGGAAAAGATTGTTAAATCTTATGTTGTCAACAAACATGAAGGCGATATGAATTCATACACTTCAGGTTTACGCTCTCGCATTCTAGAAATCAATGCGGAACACCCTATTATGCTCGAAATGCTTAAAAGGGCAATCAATGAAGCCGATGATTCTAGTTTCATTGATTCAATCAAACTTCTCTACAACGCAGCAAAGTTGGCAGGAGGATTCACCATTGAGAATCCCAGTGTAATTTCACACAGTGCATATGCCTATTTGTCCGACAAGCTTAAGGTCGATTCATCCGTTACTTTAGAAGACATTCCATATACTCCTGAACCAGAAAAGGAGGATGATCCTCTTAAGATGCCTGAAGGTTTGGAATTAGAAGAAATTGATTTAGACAAAGATGGTAAACCAGCCAACGATGAGTTGTAA